GAAGCTTGATCTTCACGGCGGCGTTTTCGGATATCTTCTGAAGGACGTCGGATACTCTGTGAGTGTGAGAGATTTCACGCTTTGGAGCCAGGAAGGAACCTACATGGGAGGAGTTTACACATTGAAGCTCTTCTATGACTCGTCCAGAAAGAACAGATTTTCCTACTGTCTTCAGTTCGATCAGGAGGTGCTGGAAAACAGAATAGATTTCGTGATAGGAAAAGAACAGAAGGCTGGCCTTGGTATCTCCATGGTGACCAACACTGACACAGGGCAGAACGCTTTCAAGATATCTCTTGGATTCTATGCAAGCGTGAACAACGTTTCAATAGGATTCGACACGTTCGTTCTCAGTTCTTCTGTCAGTTCGAATTCCTTCTCCGAATACCATTACACGAGAGGAACTGGTATTAGATTCGCCGTGAGGTGGTGAAAATGTTGCTAACGAGACTTATTCTCACAGCGATCACCGTCGCCGTATCGTATTTGATTTTCAAGTGGCTCTTCAAACTCATCGAAAAAAGCGTCGAAAAACTGGGAAAAGAGCTCCAGATGAGAAACACCATCAGGTTCTTTCTTGGTCTCATCATAGCCGTGATGGCCATCATGGTTGTTCTTGACATCTGGGATCTCAACCTTGCCCCCATGCTGGCGGGTGTGGGAATAGGAGGACTCGTTGTTGGTCTGGCACTTCAGGAGCCGCTTTCCAATTTCTTCTCCGGGATTTTCCTGCTCGTTTCCCGGGCGGTGAAGGAAGGAGAGGCACTGGAAGTGGGAGGGGTTTCTGGAACCGTCGAGGTGGTGAACCTGAACCACACGGTAATCAGAACGTGGGACGGAAAAAGGGTGATGATTCCAAACAGATCCGTCTGGAACGACAAGATCATTCATTTTTGGCCTTCCAGTGTGAGAAGACAGGAGATCACAGTGGGAGTTCCGTACTCTGCGGATCTCAGAAAGGTTGTGGAAATTTTTCAGAAGGCTCTTGAGGACGAAGAGACGGTGGAAAAGGATCCTGCACCTGCGATCGTTTTCTCTGGATTCAACAACTCTTCCATAGATTTCATAATCAGGTTCTGGGTGAATCGTGATAACTTCTTCGAGGGTGTAAAGAGGCTTGCTTTCAGGATAAAGGATTATTTGGAAAAAGAAGGAATCTACATACCCTTCCCGCAACTCGATGTACATTTCGACGAAGAGTTCCTGAGGGCGTGGAAATATGAAAGCACTGAAAATAAGAATTGAAGGGATCGTACAGGGAGTTGGATTCCGGTACTTTACCAGAAGGATCGCCAGAACCCTTGGTATAAAGGGCTATGTGATGAACATGGACGATGGATCCGTCTTCATCCATGCCGAAGGTGAGGAAGAAAAACTTCGCCGGTTCCTGGATGAGGTATCAAAAGGACCTCCGGCGGCCGTTGTAACGAATGTGAGTGTTGAAGAAACCTCTCCAGAGGGATACGAGGACTTCACGATCAGATATTATTAATGTTATGTGACATTGGTTGGGTGTATTAAGTTAAACCACCGAGTCTTTGAAATCGTTTTGTAACAATGATTAAGTCACTCTTTAGACAATCGGAAAACTGTCATTAATGAGAAGCGTCTAATATCAGAGAAGGCGCTCTGGAGGTGTTTGGATGTTCGAAAATCTTCAGGAAAAACTCTCTCGAGTTTTCAAAAATCTTTCCGGACGCGGAAAGATAACAGAGAAAAACGTGAAAGATGCCGTCAGGGAAGTGAAACTTTCCCTGCTGGAGGCCGATGTCAACTACAAGGTTGTGAAGGAGTTCGTCGATCATGTTTTACAGAAGGCACTCGGTGAAGAGGTTCTCAAGAGCCTGACACCGGATCAGCAATTCATAAAGATCGTAAGGGACGAACTGATCAAGATAATGGGCGAAAAGAACGAACCTCTGAGATTGATTCACAGACCCGCTCCCATAATGATGGTAGGACTTCAGGGTAGCGGAAAAACCACAACATGTGCAAAACTCGCAAAACTTCTCAAGAAAGAAGGGAGAAACCCTTTGCTCGTTGCGGCCGACCTTTACAGGCCTGCGGCAGTGGATCAGCTCGTGAAACTCGGAAACCAGATAGGGGTGAACGTGGTCCACGATTACAACAAGTCACCCGTTGAGATAGTAAAAGAAGGCATTCAGGAGGCAGAAAGAACGGGAAAAGACGTTCTCATAGTCGATACAGCGGGGCGTCTTCACATAGATGAGGATATGATGAGAGAACTTGAGGAGATAAAGGCCATTCTCAACCCCGATGAGATTCTGCTCGTTGTGGATGCGATGATGGGGCAGGATGCGGTCAACACTGCGAAAGTCTTCGATGAAAAACTCGACCTTACAGGGTTTGTTGTGACGAAGATGGACGGGGACGCAAGGGGCGGAGTGATTCTATCCATAAAGTACGTAACAGGAAAGCCTGTCAAATTCATAGGAACGAGCGAAAAACTCGACGGGCTGGAACCCTTCCACCCAGACAGGATCGCAAACAGAATTCTCGGCATGGGAGACGTTCTTTCCCTGATCGAGAAGGTAGAAAAAGAGCTCGACCAGGAAAAGATGAAAAAGAGTGCCGAAAAGTTTTTAAGGGCAGAATTCACTCTAGAAGACTTCAAAGAACAGCTTCAGGAGATGAAAAAATTGGGACCACTCTCTTCCATCCTTGAGATGCTCCCGGGTGCTCCTAAGGTGGATGTCGAAATGAGCGAAAAAGAACTGAAAAAGATAGAAGCCATCATAAATTCTATGACCATAGAAGAGAGGAGAAACCCCCGGATAATAGATGCAAGCAGAAAAAGAAGGATCGCCCGCGGAAGCGGCACCACCGTTCAAGATGTAAACAAACTTCTCAAGAGCTATGAGCAGATGAAGGTCCTCATGAAGAGAATGAAGAAAGGGAAATTCAAAATACCATTTGGGTTCTGAGGAGGTGTAGGTTGTGGTCAGGATAAGACTCACGAGAATGGGAAAGAGGAAGCAGCCCTTTTACAGAATAGTGGTTGTGGACAGCAGAAAGAGAAGAGACGGTGCCTACATTGAATCGCTCGGTTACTACAATCCTCTGAAAGAGGGAGAGATAAAGCTCGATGTCGAGAAGGCTGTGGACTGGATATTGAAGGGAGCCCAGCCAAGTGACACCGTGAGGGATATCTTCAGAAAGTTCGGCGTTATGAAGAGGGTACATGAAATAAAGTACGGAAAGAAGGAGGAGGCAACCTCTGAATGAAAGAACTCGTTGAGAAGATCCTTCGGGGGATAGTGAAACATCCCGAGGAAGTGGTGGTTGTTGAGTTCGACGAAGAAGGGAAAAAGGTGTACGAGATAGTGGTGAACGAAGAAGACGTTGGACAGGTCATAGGAAAAGATGGAAGGACCATAAAGTCTTTGAAGATTCTGCTGAGTGCTCTCCTGGGTGACTCCAAGGAGATCACCATCAGGGTGGTCAGGTGAAAGCATGATAAAGACCGTTCAGGACCTGATCAACGAAAGAATTGCCGTTGGAAAGGTTGTCAACACACATGGATTGAAGGGAGAGGTTAAGTTCTTCCCTTACACGAACTCGGAAGAGATTGTGAAGAACCTCTCCAGCGTCGTGCTTTACAACAGAGAAAAGAAGGTCTTCTACAACCTTTCCGTTGAGTCCGTGAGGAGGATGAACAAGCTTTTCCTGATCAAATTCGAAACGATCGACACAGTGGAGGCAGCAGAGAAGATAAAAGGGTGTGAAGTCTTCATAAAGTACGAGGAACTACCTCCCCTTCAAAACGATGAATACTACTTCTACGAAATACTGGGATGCGAGGTTTACTACGAATCCGGAGAGTGTGTTGGAAAGGTCGTCGACATAATCGAAACAGGATCGAACGATGTCCTCGTGGTCAAGAAGAAGAACAGGGAAACACTGATTCCCATGATAAAAGACTGTGTCGTTGAAATCAAAAAGCCTGAGAAAAAGATCGTGGTTAAGGAACTGGAGTGGATTTGATGAGAATCACCATAGTGACCATATTTCCGGAAATGGTCGAGGTTGTGAAGAAATACGGTGTCATCGCCCGTGCGGTTGAAAGAGGTATTGTGGAAATAAACGTGGAAAATCTGAGGGACTACACCACCGACAGGCACAGAACGGTGGATGACTATCAGTACGGCGGCGGATACGGTATGGTCATGAAGCCCGAGCCATTCTTCAGATTCTACGAAAACTATGTTGAAAAACACGGAAAACCGTACGTGATCTTAACAAGTCCTCAGGGCAGGATTTTCAACTACAAGATAGCCGAGGAACTTTCGAAGAAAGATGACATTGTGATATTCTGCGGTAGGTACGAAGGAATAGACGAGAGAGTGATGAGCATTGTCGATGACGAGATATCCATAGGTGACTACATCCTCACCGGTGGAGAGCTTCCGGCGATGGTGATAACGGATGCCATTGTGAGACTTGTACCCGGTGTTGTGGAAAGGGAATCCGTGGAGAGGGAGTCGTTCCATCAAGGGTTCCTTGATCATCCCGTCTACACCAGGCCGTACGAGTACAGGGGCATGAAGGTTCCCGAAGTACTGCTCTCCGGAGATCACCAGAAGGTGGAGTTGTGGAGAAGGAAAGAAAGCATCAAAAAAACCATAATGAAAAGACCGGATCTTTTTCTTTCAAAAGAACTGGACGAACTCGATAAACTGGCTATAATAGAGTTGTTCAGGGAGTTGATGGAGAAGTGTTAGAGAAGGTGTACGTGGCTCTCATCCATTACCCCATAATGGGAAAGGATGGTAGTATCATATCGACTGCTGTGACAAATCTCGACGTTCATGACATAGCAAGAACCGCAAGAACGTACGATTTGAAGGGTTACTACATAGTCACCAATCTCAAAGCTCAGCAGGATATGGTCTACAAGATGCTGAAGTTCTGGAGAGAAGGTTTTGGGAGTCGATACAATCCATCCCGAGCCGAATCCCTGAAGCTAGTTAAGCTGAAACCCTATTTGGAAGATGTTTTGGAAGATATAGAGAAGATCGAAGGAGAAAAACCTCTGATATTCTTTACCTCCGCAAAGAAGCGAGAGAATGACATATCTTTTGAGGAAGGAAGAAGGATCATAATGGAAACAGATCGACCTGTCCTCATACTCTTTGGTACAGGCTGGGGGCTTCCTGATGAAATTCTTGTGATCTCAGATTATATCCTTGAGCCTGTGAGGGCAGGGGCGGATTTCAATCATCTGTCCGTCAGGGCGGCAGCGGCTATAATAATCGATAGACTGATAGGAGAAAATTACGTGAGGAGGGATTGAAAGATGAGTATGGATAATCTTGTAAGAATCATCGAAAAAAAGTATGAAAAGAAGGAAATCCCGGATTTTAGGCCGGGTGACACGGTAAGAGTACATGTGAAAGTGATCGAAGGTGATAGAGAGAGAACACAGGTTTTCGAAGGAATCGTTATTGCCAAGAGGGGATCTGGAATAAACAAAACGTTCACCGTGAGAAGAATAGGAAGCCACGGTGTTGGAGTGGAAAGGATATTCCCGATTCACTCACCCGTTGTAGAAAAGATAGAGGTCGTGAGAAAGGGTAAGGTGAGAAGAGCCAAACTTTACTACCTCAGAGACGTCAAGGGTAAGATCAGGATCAAGGAGCGCAGGGATTGATGAACTTCAAAAAAGAATCCGTAGAATGGATCAAAGCGTTGCTCTATGCACTTGTTGCTGCAACGATCGTGAGACTCTACATATTCGAGACCATGCTGGTACCAACGGGCTCGATGATCCCAACGATCCAGATTGGGGATCGTCTCTTCGTGGAGAAGATCACCTACACCGTTCGAGAACCTCAAATAGGAGAAATCGTTGTGTTCTGGTCACCCTTTGTTGACGAGCGTGCAAGTCACATGCTTCGTCTCTTTGACAAATTCATGGATCTCTTTTCTCCGGCGAAGTTCAGAGGCCACGTCAAGTACGTGAAGCGCCTGGTCGGAAAAGGTGGAGATGTTCTGGAGATAAAGGACGGAAAACTCTACGTAAACGGAAAAATTCCTGAAGCCCTGAAAGACAGATACTACGAGCCAGAAGGGATTTTCAAGTACGAGGATTTCTATGAGTGGCTCTACACCGCAAGCAAATTGAGAAAGGACAAAGAAGCATACAGGAATTTCATATACGAACTTGCAAGAGAACACGGAAGGACAGCGGCTGTGCTGGTGTTTTCCCTCATCGGGGAGGAAGGCTTGAAGTACGATGAACCGTTCCTCCCCGGTTTGCTGAACTACTTCGATCCTTCGATGGTTTACTACGACGAGAAAACCCAGACCTACTACATTCCAGGAATGATCTACCATGAGTTCTACGAGGAGTACTATTCCAAGCTGGACCTCAAGAAATACATCGAGAAAACAGAAGACGGTACGGTGAGGATAAGAGTCCCGGAAGGTTTCTACTTTTTGATGGGTGACAACACGAAAGAGAGTCTGGACTGCAGATACTTCGGTTTTGTTCCAAAAGATCACATCATTGGCTGGCCCATCTTGAGAATCTGGCCGTTTGAGAGGTTTGGGCCCATTCAAAAGTACTGATCACGGGTGAACCGAGTCGAAAAAGCAATAGACGGTCCCATCCCGTGTGGCAACGATCACACGTTCTTCTCCAACGGCTGGCTCAGAGATGGTTTCCCCCACTTTTCTTTCCCATCTTTTCTGACCATCGATCGTGTAGGAAAAGAGAGTTCCGTTTGAGACAAAGAACAGTACCCCTTCCTTTGAAACGGCAACAGGGGATGGAGACTCTGCGAAGACAATATTCTTCACATTGCCCTGAAGGTCAACAAGGTATATCCCGTCGCTGCCGTTTATGATCAGAAGATCTTTATAAACGGAAAGAGCAGAGTTGAGGGTCAGGGGAAGTTCCTTCTTCCAGATCACACTTCCGCTTGATCTGTCAAAGCAGAACAGCCATCCGGAGCTGCTTGCGGCAAATACGTATTTTCCAACAACAACGGGTTTTGTCGTCAGAAGGTATCCAGTCTTCGTTTTCCATTTTAAGGAACCGTTCGGGTAGAGAGAGTAGAGATTTTTCAATGTCCCAAAATAGACGGCGCCTTTTTCGTCAACGGTGACCCCCGTGGACACCCATTCGTCATCCTTGAACTGCCAGAGTGTTTCAGAGTTGTGATCGATCAGATACACCCTTCCTCCATCGATTGCAAGATAGACTCCATACGGATTCACCTCGAACGGCTTTGAGACGTCCGATTCCAGTTCTACTTTCCAGACCAGATTCCCATTCTCTGAGATTGCGTACAGGAAGTTGTCCCAGCTCGTCACGTAGACTCTATCCAGATAAACCTTCGGAGGTGCTGTTACCACAAAGCCCGTCCTGTATTCCCACAATCTTGCTCCGTTCAGTGACATGGCGTGCACAACTCCTTCGACATCCGCCACAAGAACGAGTGTGTCGGTGACGGCAGGAGATGCTCTCACCTCGGAATCCAGATTCCTCTTCCAGAGAAGTTCACCCGCCGTGATCACCCTTTTCTCGGGTGAAAGGACCAGAAACACCCGCTGAGCCACACCCAGTCTTTTCATCGAAAGCGTTGAATCCATTCTGTAGAGGATATTTCCCGAGGTGAAAAAGATCGATCCATCTGCCTTCACAAACGAAGAGACTCCGACGTTGTATTCTTTGACCACTTCTGGGGCGTTCATCTTTCCGGCGTTCATGATGATTATTCTGTTCCCAGAAGAAACAAAAAGGAAGTTTTCCAGCCACTCCACATTTTTTGCATTTTCAACTCTGGTGAAGAACACTATCTTCGGTGCAAGGGTGTTTTCCAGGTCGGCGAGAAATAGAGTTCCATCTTTCGTGATTCCAGCGAGTGCCTTCCTTTTTACGTTCACGGAGATATCGACAACAGCAGAAGGTGCTTCTATCTTCCAGATTTCCTCTCTGTTTTTCACAAGGGAGACGTACTTTCCGTAACTCACGATCAGTTCGCCTTCAAATGTCTCAACATCCACCGGATCTTCAGACAGATCTATGGCAGTGTAGTTGAACGTGATGGGATCCAGCAGAAAGATCTTCCTTTTGGAGAGAATCAAAAGATTGTTTTCACTCCATCTCAGATCCTCCACCCACATCTGGGCCTTTCTGACGATCTCTTCTCTTTCCAGATCGTACTCCATCAGTTCTTTTCCACTCACAAAGTAGGCCTTGTTCGAGATCACGATACCCTTTGATGGTGAAAAAGGGAGTGTGAAACTGGAGATATCTTTCATCTCTTCTTCCTCGACCGTCATCAAAGATGCCACGTTATCATGGATCAACATCAACTGGATGGAGAAAGAAAGTGTTGCCAGTACAGCAGAGAAAAGGACAAAAATCTTCCACATCGTTCTCAACTCCGGCTGTTAAAATATCATGGGTGGCCCGAATAAGAATATAGCACAGATCGAGGTGATAAGCGTTGAGAAGGGTAGCGGCAATCGTCGAGTACGACGGGAGCAATTTCTTCGGTTATCAGGGACAACCAGACGTGCGAACCGTTCAGGGAGTTATAGAGGACGCTCTGGAAAGGATTTTCAAGCAAAGGATTTACACTCAGGCAGCGGGGAGAACGGATGCGGGTGTCCACGCAAACGGACAACTGATAGCTTTCAACTGCCCGAACGACAGGATGACCACGGAGGACATCAAAAATGCCATGAACGCAAACTTGCCGGATGATGTGTACGTGAAGAAAGTGTTCGAGGTACCAGAGAATTTCCATCCAAGGTTCGACGTAAAAAAAAGGATCTATCACTATTTCATACACACCTCCAGAGAGAAGAACGTCTTCCTCAGGAAGTATGTATGGTGGTTCCCATACGAACTGGATCTTGGGGCGATGAGAAAAGCTGCAAGATATCTGGAAGGGACGCATGACTTCACATCCTTCAAAACGGGAAGCGACGAGAGAGATCCGGTGAGAACGATCTACAGGATCAGGATATTGAGCCTTGGAAAAGACATGATCCTCATCAGGGTTGAGGGGAGATCCTTCCTCAGAAGAATGGTGAGAAACATCGTTGCAGCTTTGGTGAAGGTCGGGTTGAAACAGTGGGAACCGGAAAAGTTGAAGGAGGTGCTTGAGGCACGGGACAGAAGCGCGGCGGCTGGTACCGCACCTGCACATGGATTGTATTTCTACAAAGTGCTCTTTTGATGTTTGCATTCGACTACAGGATAGAAGAAAACGGTGTTCTCTACTTTCTTGGGGATGCCACTCCCACCGAAGTTGAACTGGAGATCGTCCAGGAGTGGAAAGATCTCCCGGTGGTGACACTCGTGTACGACGGACCGGGTGAGTACGAAGGTCTTGTGGAAAACCTCCTGACACAGGATGGTGTTCTTACAGGTGTGGGGACGCCTTTGATAGTGAAACTGAGAGTTAAAGAAGATCTTGTTGCCTTTCAGATCGTCTTCGAGGACAAAAAACTTGACAACTTCGAAAATCCGGTAACTTCAAATCTGTTCCCCGAGCAGTTCAGAGAGGTCGTGAGGAAGATCTTTTCCCAACTGGAGGTTCCGTCGAGGTTTTTCCTCATCGAGTACAGAGATGGAAAGTTCGAAAAGAAGATCGCTCAAACCCATGATTTTCCAGGGAAAAAAGCCCCTGTGGTGATAGTTCCTGTGTGGAAACAGAAGCACGTTCTGGAGATAGGAAACTACAGAGAAGTTGTGGACGAAGGATTCTACCAAATAGGCGGAAAGACGATATACGTGGGAAGGGACATATCGTTGAAGAGTGTACCGGGACTGTACGAAGGGGTCGATATGGTCTTTCTGGATGGAGAAAAGGAGTACATCTACAAAGATGGATTCCTCAGAATGGGAGAGAAAGTTTTGAAGATTCAAGAACCCGTGGATGTCGTCGATGAAAAGGTGATCACAGGATACAGGATAGGAGAGCAAGAAGTGGATGACACGATACTCTTCAGATGGAACGATTTCGTTCTGACGGCATCCGGTGTTTTGATTGGTATCAACGGCAACTGGACATGGCAGGTCTCCAGAGCACCGGTGGAGTTTTCTTTCCGGGACGGTAGAATGTACATACTGGATGTTTGCGGATTTCTGAGAAGTTACGATTTGAAGACAAGACGCCTCCTCTGGGAGAGAAGGATCGAAGGTGCGTGGGGCCTTGATACATCCAGAGACAGGGTGTTCGTTGGTGTAGGGAGCAACGTGGTGGTTTTGAACGCAGAAGACGGAGAGACGATCGAAATACTGGAGGCAGAGGATTTTGCGGTGTGGGAGGATGAACTTCTGATCTACAAAGAGGGCAAGATAAGCGGAGAAAACGTTGGAGATGGCTTTTTCATCAGAAACTTTGGAACTCCTCTTTTTATTTCAGAAGGCAAAGTTCTGTTTTTTGGATCGGAGAAAAAGATTTACAGGAATGTTGAGAAAATCCGGGTGTTTCAGTGGGGAACTGTCATAAAGGAAGGTAATGAACTATGGCTGATAAGAAGAGACTAGATCTACTCGTTCTGGAAAAAGGTCTTGTGGAAAGTCGTGAAAAGGCAAAGGCTCTGATTCTGGCAGGAAAGATACTGGTGAACGGCGAGAGAGTAACAAAAGCAAGCAAACTCGTTCCGGTGGACTCGCACCTGGAAGTTCTGGAAGAGCCAAGGTACGTGAGCAGAGGAGGATACAAACTCGAATCTGCGTTCGAACGATTCAAAATAAACGTCGCGGGAAAGGTCGCATGTGACATAGGTGCTTCCACCGGTGGCTTCACTGACTTTCTCCTGAAAAACGGCGCCCGGAAGGTCTTTGCGGTTGACGTGGGATACGGCCAGCTCCATTGGAAGTTGAGAAACGATCCGAGAGTGGTAGTGATGGAGAGGGTGAACGCCAGATATTTGAAATGGCAGGATCTGGGAGAAAAGGTTGACATCGTCACCTGTGATGTTTCGTTCATATCGGTGAAGAAGATCCTCCCTGCTATCTACGATATCTTGAAGGACCAGGGTGATGCGGTCGTACTGGTGAAGCCCCAGTTTGAAGCGCCAAGAGAGTTCGTGAAAAAGGGAATCGTGAAGGATCCTGAGGTCCATGTGAAAGTGTTGATGGATGTACAGAAAAGCCTGACAGAGAACGGGTTTGTGGTGAAGGACTGCTGTTTTTCCAAAATAAAGGGAGTGGAGGGTAACATAGAGTTTTTCTTCTGGGTGGGAAAAGAGGGGAAGAATCAAAACGTGGATTTCCAGAGAGTGGTGGAAGAGGCCTGGAAGTTCTTCGGGGAGATGAAATCGTGAGGACACTTCTTTTTCTGGTGATGATCACAACGGTGGCCTTTTCTGTACCCGTTTTTCAGGATTACGATTACTTCATATGGTTTAGAAACACGGGTGAGTTTTACTCGATAATAAAGCAACTTCCTCTCTTTGAATTTCTGCTTTCAGAAAAGGGAGCCGGTTTTGAGCAGGCAGCGATCAAATGGGTTGAAAACCGTGTGGATCGGCCGGAGAACTTTTTTCAGGCACTATCAAAGGAGATCGTTGTCTGTGGAAAGGGCAATCTGGAAGATCTTTTCACCTTCAATATCAACAATCTTCTTTCTCTGCCTTACAGACTCAAAGAAGGTTTCATCGCCTTCAAAACAGGCGCTCCACAAGAATTCGTGGAATCCTTCGCAAAACTGAATACGGCAGAGTTTTACGAAAAGGATGACCTTTACATCATCGAAAGCTCTACCCCTCTTTACCTGAGAGCGCTCGGAGAGTATCTTGTGCTTTCAATAAGCAGAGAGTTGCTCGAAAAAGTGCAGGACGAAAAAACGTCTTTTGAAAGCGCTCCTTTTGTGGCACACGTGAAGGAGCTGGAGCTTTTCGGGAAAAAGGGTGAAGCATTTTTGAAAGCAAATGCGAGCGTTTCTCAGCTCACACTTGAGATCACCCAGAAGGCAAAGCCTTTTTCAGTTTCAAAACTTGAAGACCTTGGTCAACTCCCCTACTCTGGAGATCTCTACGTTTTCTCAGGTGATTCTGAAATCTCAAAGGAGCTTCTGGGAGAAATCTTCAAAGGAAGTGATTTCGAATATTTCTACCGAACGTTCATCGATGGAAGTATCATGCTTGCTTCGTCACTCTATGGAGCTTCTGAACTTGTTCTTTTCGTTCAGAACAAGAGTCTGAAAGACGTAGAAACCGATCTCATAAGTCGGGGAGCAGAAAGACTTGGTGAAGAATGGGAGCTTTCTGTTCAGAATCGTCCACTTCGTTTCTTTGAGTACCGTGGCCGTCTTGTTATCTCTTCTATGAAGAAGATAGAATTCCTTCAGGCCGTCAACAGAAGAAGGCTTTCGAACCATCCCAGTTTCAGATTTCTGGAAAAGCAGATGCCAGAAAACGTGTTTCTGGAGATGTTCTTAGATCTTGACTCTTTCCTGAACAAACTCCTCGGCTTTTCCCCAAATTCCAGTTTGCTTCTGATTGGATACGTGGAGGGTGAAACCATAAAGTACAGATTGGAGGTAATGTGACATGTTGTTTTTTGACAAAAACAAGCGCATTTTGAAGAGGTATTCGAAGATCGTCGAAAAGATCAACCAACTGGATCAGAACATGAGATCAAAAAGCAACGAAGAGATAATAGCTCTGTCCTCCGAGTTAAAAGAGAGGGTGAATTCTCTCGAAGATGCAGATAGAAACCTTGTAGAAGCTTTTGCCCTGGTGAGGGAAGCCGCTCGAAGAACGCTTGGTATGAGACCTTTCGATGTTCAGGTGATGGGAGGAATTGCCCTCCATGAAGGAAAAGTGGCGGAAATGAAAACGGGAGAGGGAAAGACACTCGCCGCCACCATGCCCGTGTACCTGAATGCCCTCATAGGAAAGGGCGTACACGTGGTCACCGTAAACGACTACCTTGCAAGGAGAGACGCCCTGTGGATGGGACCTGTATACCTGCTTCTGGGGTTGAGAGTTGGGGTGATAAACTCCCTTGGGAAATCCTATGAAGTTGTTTGGAAGGACCCTTCGTTGGTTGAGAAGGCGATAAAAGAAAACTGGAGTGTGTGGCCACAGGAGTTCGATGGGGAGGTTCTGAAGGAAGATCAGATGAACAAAGAAGCTCTGAACGCCTTTCAGGTGGAACTCAAAGAGATCTCGAGAAAAGAAGCCTACATGTGTGATGTGACTTACGGTACAAACAACGAGTTTGGATTCGACTACCTGAGAGACAACCTCGTTCTGGACTACAACGATAAGGTCCAAAGGGGCCAT
This DNA window, taken from Thermotoga sp. SG1, encodes the following:
- a CDS encoding acylphosphatase, yielding MKALKIRIEGIVQGVGFRYFTRRIARTLGIKGYVMNMDDGSVFIHAEGEEEKLRRFLDEVSKGPPAAVVTNVSVEETSPEGYEDFTIRYY
- a CDS encoding mechanosensitive ion channel family protein, which translates into the protein MLTRLILTAITVAVSYLIFKWLFKLIEKSVEKLGKELQMRNTIRFFLGLIIAVMAIMVVLDIWDLNLAPMLAGVGIGGLVVGLALQEPLSNFFSGIFLLVSRAVKEGEALEVGGVSGTVEVVNLNHTVIRTWDGKRVMIPNRSVWNDKIIHFWPSSVRRQEITVGVPYSADLRKVVEIFQKALEDEETVEKDPAPAIVFSGFNNSSIDFIIRFWVNRDNFFEGVKRLAFRIKDYLEKEGIYIPFPQLDVHFDEEFLRAWKYESTENKN
- a CDS encoding RNA methyltransferase, whose protein sequence is MLEKVYVALIHYPIMGKDGSIISTAVTNLDVHDIARTARTYDLKGYYIVTNLKAQQDMVYKMLKFWREGFGSRYNPSRAESLKLVKLKPYLEDVLEDIEKIEGEKPLIFFTSAKKRENDISFEEGRRIIMETDRPVLILFGTGWGLPDEILVISDYILEPVRAGADFNHLSVRAAAAIIIDRLIGENYVRRD
- a CDS encoding KH domain-containing protein — its product is MKELVEKILRGIVKHPEEVVVVEFDEEGKKVYEIVVNEEDVGQVIGKDGRTIKSLKILLSALLGDSKEITIRVVR
- the lepB gene encoding signal peptidase I, which produces MNFKKESVEWIKALLYALVAATIVRLYIFETMLVPTGSMIPTIQIGDRLFVEKITYTVREPQIGEIVVFWSPFVDERASHMLRLFDKFMDLFSPAKFRGHVKYVKRLVGKGGDVLEIKDGKLYVNGKIPEALKDRYYEPEGIFKYEDFYEWLYTASKLRKDKEAYRNFIYELAREHGRTAAVLVFSLIGEEGLKYDEPFLPGLLNYFDPSMVYYDEKTQTYYIPGMIYHEFYEEYYSKLDLKKYIEKTEDGTVRIRVPEGFYFLMGDNTKESLDCRYFGFVPKDHIIGWPILRIWPFERFGPIQKY
- the rimM gene encoding ribosome maturation factor RimM (Essential for efficient processing of 16S rRNA), with amino-acid sequence MIKTVQDLINERIAVGKVVNTHGLKGEVKFFPYTNSEEIVKNLSSVVLYNREKKVFYNLSVESVRRMNKLFLIKFETIDTVEAAEKIKGCEVFIKYEELPPLQNDEYYFYEILGCEVYYESGECVGKVVDIIETGSNDVLVVKKKNRETLIPMIKDCVVEIKKPEKKIVVKELEWI
- the rplS gene encoding 50S ribosomal protein L19, producing the protein MDNLVRIIEKKYEKKEIPDFRPGDTVRVHVKVIEGDRERTQVFEGIVIAKRGSGINKTFTVRRIGSHGVGVERIFPIHSPVVEKIEVVRKGKVRRAKLYYLRDVKGKIRIKERRD
- the trmD gene encoding tRNA (guanosine(37)-N1)-methyltransferase TrmD, with product MRITIVTIFPEMVEVVKKYGVIARAVERGIVEINVENLRDYTTDRHRTVDDYQYGGGYGMVMKPEPFFRFYENYVEKHGKPYVILTSPQGRIFNYKIAEELSKKDDIVIFCGRYEGIDERVMSIVDDEISIGDYILTGGELPAMVITDAIVRLVPGVVERESVERESFHQGFLDHPVYTRPYEYRGMKVPEVLLSGDHQKVELWRRKESIKKTIMKRPDLFLSKELDELDKLAIIELFRELMEKC
- the ffh gene encoding signal recognition particle protein; this translates as MFENLQEKLSRVFKNLSGRGKITEKNVKDAVREVKLSLLEADVNYKVVKEFVDHVLQKALGEEVLKSLTPDQQFIKIVRDELIKIMGEKNEPLRLIHRPAPIMMVGLQGSGKTTTCAKLAKLLKKEGRNPLLVAADLYRPAAVDQLVKLGNQIGVNVVHDYNKSPVEIVKEGIQEAERTGKDVLIVDTAGRLHIDEDMMRELEEIKAILNPDEILLVVDAMMGQDAVNTAKVFDEKLDLTGFVVTKMDGDARGGVILSIKYVTGKPVKFIGTSEKLDGLEPFHPDRIANRILGMGDVLSLIEKVEKELDQEKMKKSAEKFLRAEFTLEDFKEQLQEMKKLGPLSSILEMLPGAPKVDVEMSEKELKKIEAIINSMTIEERRNPRIIDASRKRRIARGSGTTVQDVNKLLKSYEQMKVLMKRMKKGKFKIPFGF
- the rpsP gene encoding 30S ribosomal protein S16; its protein translation is MVRIRLTRMGKRKQPFYRIVVVDSRKRRDGAYIESLGYYNPLKEGEIKLDVEKAVDWILKGAQPSDTVRDIFRKFGVMKRVHEIKYGKKEEATSE